One Rhizobium sp. NRK18 genomic window carries:
- the glpD gene encoding glycerol-3-phosphate dehydrogenase, protein MSADSTFDIFVIGGGINGCGIARDASGRGYSVALAEMNDFASGTSSGATKLIHGGLRYLEYYEFRLVREALMEREVLWAMAPHIIWPMRFVLPFHKGGIRPAWLIRLGLFLYDHLGGRKLLPATKTLNMRQDPAGKPLKPLFDKAFEYSDGWVDDARMVVLNARDAMERGATILSRTKVTSARRDGDVWKVTVRDTQTGAMTDYRARMLVNAAGPWVDNVLSGTFGNNNVHNVRLVQGSHIVVKKKFDDPRAYFFQNPDNRIIFAIPYEQDFTLIGTTDRDYDGDPKDVKISGEEISYLCSAASEYFKEPVTPDDVVWTYSAVRPLYDDGASKAQEATRDYVLRLENGEGNAPLLNVFGGKLTTYRRLAEAALEKIGSAIGEKGKSWTAGTSLPGGDFPPTGYEAEVSRLRTNYPFLSARHARRLVRLYGTRAWKLLGDAKEPAALGHLFGADLYEAEVRYLVNEEWARSAEDILWRRTKMGLRLSAEERAALEKYMSAAEAA, encoded by the coding sequence ATGTCAGCGGACTCGACTTTCGACATTTTCGTCATTGGTGGCGGCATTAATGGCTGCGGCATCGCACGTGATGCGTCGGGGCGCGGCTATTCGGTCGCGCTCGCCGAAATGAACGATTTCGCCTCCGGCACGTCGTCCGGCGCAACCAAGCTCATTCATGGCGGCCTGCGCTATCTCGAATATTATGAATTCCGCCTCGTGCGCGAAGCCCTGATGGAGCGTGAAGTTCTCTGGGCCATGGCGCCGCACATCATCTGGCCGATGCGCTTCGTGCTGCCGTTCCACAAGGGCGGCATTCGCCCGGCCTGGCTCATCCGACTCGGCCTTTTCCTTTACGATCACCTCGGCGGTCGCAAGCTTCTGCCGGCGACGAAGACGCTCAACATGCGCCAGGATCCGGCCGGCAAGCCATTGAAGCCGCTGTTCGACAAGGCGTTCGAATATTCCGACGGCTGGGTGGATGATGCCCGCATGGTGGTGCTGAATGCCCGAGACGCGATGGAACGCGGCGCGACGATCCTCAGCCGGACCAAGGTGACGTCCGCCCGCCGCGACGGCGACGTCTGGAAGGTGACCGTCAGGGATACCCAGACCGGCGCGATGACGGACTATCGCGCCCGCATGCTGGTCAATGCCGCCGGTCCCTGGGTCGACAATGTTTTGAGCGGCACATTCGGCAACAACAACGTCCATAACGTCCGCCTTGTTCAGGGCAGCCACATCGTCGTGAAGAAGAAGTTCGACGATCCGCGCGCCTATTTCTTCCAGAACCCGGACAACCGCATCATCTTCGCCATCCCTTACGAACAGGACTTTACCCTGATCGGCACGACGGACCGCGACTATGACGGCGACCCGAAGGACGTGAAGATCAGCGGCGAGGAGATTTCCTATCTCTGCAGTGCCGCCAGCGAGTATTTCAAGGAACCGGTGACGCCGGACGATGTCGTCTGGACCTATTCCGCCGTCCGCCCGCTTTACGACGACGGTGCCAGCAAGGCGCAGGAGGCGACCCGCGACTATGTGCTGCGCCTGGAAAATGGCGAAGGCAATGCGCCGCTTCTGAACGTCTTCGGCGGCAAGCTGACGACCTATCGTCGTCTCGCCGAGGCGGCTCTCGAAAAGATCGGTTCCGCGATCGGCGAGAAAGGCAAGTCGTGGACGGCGGGGACCTCCCTTCCGGGTGGCGACTTCCCGCCGACCGGCTACGAGGCCGAAGTGTCGCGTCTGAGGACGAATTATCCGTTCCTGTCCGCTCGCCACGCCCGGCGTCTCGTGCGGCTCTATGGAACGCGCGCCTGGAAACTGCTCGGCGATGCGAAGGAGCCGGCCGCGCTCGGCCATCTCTTCGGCGCCGATCTTTACGAGGCGGAAGTCAGATATCTCGTGAACGAGGAATGGGCCCGCTCTGCAGAGGATATCCTCTGGCGGCGGACCAAGATGGGGTTGCGTCTGTCCGCCGAGGAGCGGGCGGCGCTGGAGAAATACATGTCGGCGGCTGAGGCGGCATAG
- a CDS encoding DeoR/GlpR family DNA-binding transcription regulator, whose amino-acid sequence MHFTSRQTEIVELAKGQGRVLVEELSTRFSVTPQTIRKDLNDLCDAGALTRIHGGALFPTGNENVKYEARRSMAAAEKQAIGQAAAAIIPDNSSLFINIGTTTEAVGEALSDHKELMVITNNINVANRLRVFPSIEVVISGGVVRGSDGGIVGEAAVDFIRQFKVDFAVIGVSAIDEDGALLDFDYREVKVAQAIIANARHVILVSDASKFERTAPVRIGHISQVHTFITDHCPLPGIREICNESDVRLIETSAGP is encoded by the coding sequence ATGCATTTTACCAGCCGCCAGACGGAGATCGTCGAGCTTGCCAAGGGGCAGGGTCGGGTTCTCGTCGAGGAACTCTCCACACGCTTCTCCGTCACCCCCCAGACGATCCGCAAGGATCTGAACGACCTCTGCGATGCAGGCGCCTTGACGCGCATCCATGGCGGCGCGCTATTCCCGACCGGAAACGAAAACGTCAAATACGAAGCGCGCCGGTCGATGGCGGCTGCGGAAAAGCAGGCGATCGGGCAGGCCGCGGCTGCAATCATCCCCGACAATTCCTCCCTGTTCATCAACATCGGCACCACGACGGAAGCGGTGGGGGAGGCACTCAGTGACCATAAGGAACTGATGGTCATCACCAATAATATCAATGTCGCCAATCGCTTGCGTGTCTTCCCCTCAATCGAGGTGGTCATTTCCGGCGGTGTGGTGCGCGGCTCCGATGGCGGTATCGTCGGTGAGGCTGCCGTCGACTTCATCCGTCAGTTCAAGGTCGATTTCGCCGTCATCGGCGTCTCCGCGATCGATGAGGATGGCGCGCTTCTCGATTTCGATTACCGGGAAGTGAAAGTCGCCCAGGCGATCATTGCCAATGCGCGCCACGTCATCCTCGTCTCCGATGCCAGCAAGTTCGAGCGCACGGCGCCGGTGCGCATCGGCCATATTTCCCAGGTTCATACCTTCATCACCGATCATTGCCCCTTGCCTGGTATTCGCGAAATCTGCAACGAAAGCGATGTGCGGTTGATCGAAACGTCGGCCGGCCCGTGA
- a CDS encoding ABC transporter substrate-binding protein encodes MFTRRTILGLVSATAMLAAAGGASAEDKMYIPLISKGFQHQFWQAVKSGADKAAADFGVDVTFEGPDTEAQVDKQIDMLSAALAKHPRAIGFAALDSQAAIPLLKKAQSENIPVIAFDSGVDSDIPVTTCSTDNVAAAALAADKMAEMIGDSGKVALVVHDQTSRTGIDRRDGFVNEMKEKHPNIEIVDIQYGAGDQLQSTEITKSIIAANPDIKGIFGANEGSALGVVNGVKETGNVGKIVIIGYDSGKGQKQAIMDGVMAGAITQNPVGIGYETVKAAVAAVKGEPVEKHIDTGFYWYDKSNMEDPKIAAVLYD; translated from the coding sequence ATGTTCACAAGACGCACTATCCTGGGTCTCGTCAGCGCGACGGCCATGCTTGCAGCCGCCGGTGGCGCCAGCGCCGAAGACAAGATGTACATCCCGCTGATCTCGAAGGGCTTCCAGCATCAGTTCTGGCAGGCCGTGAAATCGGGTGCCGACAAGGCCGCCGCCGATTTCGGCGTCGACGTCACTTTCGAAGGTCCGGATACGGAAGCCCAGGTCGACAAGCAGATCGACATGCTGAGCGCAGCGCTTGCCAAGCATCCGCGTGCCATCGGCTTTGCAGCCCTCGACAGCCAGGCGGCGATCCCGCTCCTGAAGAAGGCACAGTCCGAAAACATCCCGGTCATCGCCTTTGACTCCGGCGTCGACAGCGACATTCCGGTCACCACCTGCTCGACGGACAACGTCGCCGCTGCGGCACTGGCCGCCGACAAGATGGCCGAGATGATCGGTGATTCCGGCAAGGTCGCGCTCGTCGTGCACGACCAGACCTCGCGCACCGGTATCGACCGCCGTGACGGCTTCGTCAACGAGATGAAGGAAAAGCATCCGAACATCGAGATCGTCGACATCCAGTACGGTGCTGGCGACCAGCTTCAGTCGACCGAAATCACCAAGTCGATCATTGCTGCCAACCCCGATATCAAGGGCATCTTCGGCGCCAATGAAGGCTCGGCTCTCGGCGTCGTCAACGGCGTCAAGGAAACCGGCAATGTCGGCAAGATCGTCATCATCGGCTACGATTCCGGCAAGGGCCAGAAGCAGGCGATCATGGACGGCGTGATGGCCGGCGCGATCACCCAGAACCCGGTCGGCATCGGTTACGAGACCGTCAAGGCTGCCGTTGCCGCCGTCAAGGGCGAGCCGGTCGAGAAGCACATCGACACCGGCTTCTACTGGTACGACAAGTCCAACATGGAAGACCCCAAGATCGCTGCCGTTCTCTACGATTGA
- a CDS encoding ABC transporter permease, whose translation MTNQEATAAQTPAPAAPKGPGRFSSAQQKIWAFASLIVLVVGFSIASPNFMQTSNILAILQATSVNGILAVAATLVIITGGIDLSVGTLMTFTAVIAGVVLTNAGMPLPLGIIAAIGTGACVGLVSGTVIAKMKVPPFIATLGMMLILKGLSLVISGTKPIYFNDTPGFSLISTGSIVGDIFPGVPVPNGVIILFIVAGVASYILGRTVLGRYCFALGSNEEAARLSGVNVDAWKMAIYALAGGICGIAGLVIASRLNSAQPALGQGYELDAIAAVVIGGTSLSGGRGTILGTVIGALIMSVLLNGLRILSMPQEWQTVVTGSIIIAAVYADMVRRKRV comes from the coding sequence ATGACCAATCAGGAAGCAACGGCAGCGCAGACGCCGGCCCCGGCCGCCCCGAAAGGCCCCGGCCGCTTTTCATCCGCGCAGCAGAAAATCTGGGCCTTCGCCTCACTGATCGTGCTTGTCGTCGGGTTCTCGATCGCCTCGCCGAATTTCATGCAGACGTCGAACATTCTGGCGATTCTGCAGGCGACCAGCGTCAACGGCATTCTCGCGGTCGCGGCAACACTCGTCATCATCACCGGTGGCATCGACCTGTCGGTCGGAACCCTGATGACCTTTACGGCCGTCATCGCCGGCGTCGTGCTGACGAACGCCGGCATGCCGCTGCCGCTCGGCATCATTGCCGCAATTGGAACCGGTGCCTGCGTCGGTCTCGTCTCCGGCACGGTGATCGCCAAGATGAAGGTTCCCCCCTTCATCGCCACGCTCGGCATGATGCTGATCCTCAAGGGTCTGTCGCTCGTCATTTCCGGTACCAAGCCGATTTATTTCAACGACACGCCGGGATTCTCGTTGATCTCGACGGGATCCATCGTCGGCGACATCTTCCCGGGCGTGCCCGTGCCCAACGGCGTCATCATCCTGTTCATCGTCGCCGGCGTGGCGTCCTACATTCTGGGGCGCACGGTGCTGGGCCGCTACTGCTTCGCCCTTGGTTCCAACGAAGAGGCCGCGCGCCTCTCGGGCGTCAATGTCGATGCCTGGAAGATGGCAATCTACGCTCTCGCCGGCGGCATTTGCGGCATTGCCGGCCTCGTCATCGCCTCGCGCCTCAATTCCGCGCAACCGGCCTTGGGTCAAGGTTACGAACTCGATGCCATCGCCGCCGTGGTGATCGGCGGAACGTCGCTCTCCGGCGGCCGCGGCACGATCCTTGGGACGGTAATCGGTGCACTGATCATGTCGGTCCTTCTGAACGGCCTGCGCATTCTCTCTATGCCGCAGGAATGGCAGACGGTCGTCACCGGCTCGATCATCATTGCGGCTGTCTATGCCGACATGGTCCGGCGCAAGCGCGTCTGA
- a CDS encoding sugar ABC transporter ATP-binding protein: MENMVEMRGIEKRFPGVHALKSVNFDLRPGEVHALMGENGAGKSTLMKILSGIYQPDEGEILVGGSSVTLDGPRAAQAAGIGIIHQELSLMNDLTAAQNIFIGREPRLSFGRLDEKKLNRQAADIFAAMNLKLSPEVVVGGLTIAKQQMVEIAKALSYRSRILIMDEPTAALNDAEIAELFAMIRKLKAEGVGVVYISHKMDELKRIADRVTVMRDGEWVGTVEAADTPINRIIAMMVGREVKDEALTVPDTSANELALEVRGLNRGREIRDVSFSVRKGEILGFAGLMGAGRTEVARAIFGADPLESGEIHVHGKPTRISTPHDAVKAGIGYLSEDRKHFGLALGMDVRANITLASLKQYTNGMGRLDEKAMQETAVGYIRQLGIRTPSDRQEVRLLSGGNQQKVVIAKWLLRDCDILIFDEPTRGIDVGAKSEIYDLLMELAASGKAIIVISSELPEVLRLSHRIAVMCEGRLTGILPGGAATKQEDIMHLATLRESMAAAGANEANARRAG, translated from the coding sequence ATGGAAAACATGGTGGAAATGCGGGGGATCGAGAAGCGGTTCCCCGGCGTCCATGCCCTGAAAAGCGTGAATTTCGACCTGCGACCGGGCGAAGTGCATGCACTGATGGGCGAGAACGGCGCCGGCAAGTCGACGCTGATGAAGATCCTGTCGGGCATCTACCAGCCCGATGAAGGCGAGATCCTCGTAGGTGGTTCGTCCGTCACGCTCGATGGCCCGCGCGCCGCCCAGGCGGCCGGCATCGGCATCATCCATCAGGAGCTCAGCCTGATGAATGACCTGACCGCGGCGCAGAACATCTTTATCGGCCGCGAGCCCCGTCTGTCGTTCGGCCGTCTCGACGAGAAGAAGCTGAACCGCCAGGCCGCTGACATCTTTGCCGCAATGAATTTGAAGCTCAGCCCCGAAGTGGTTGTCGGCGGTCTGACGATCGCCAAGCAGCAGATGGTCGAGATTGCCAAGGCTCTCTCCTACCGCTCGCGCATCCTGATCATGGACGAGCCGACGGCAGCGCTGAACGATGCGGAAATCGCCGAACTGTTTGCCATGATCCGCAAGCTGAAGGCTGAAGGTGTCGGCGTCGTCTATATCAGCCACAAGATGGATGAACTCAAGCGCATAGCCGACCGCGTGACGGTCATGCGAGACGGCGAATGGGTTGGAACGGTCGAAGCCGCGGACACGCCGATCAACCGGATCATCGCCATGATGGTCGGCCGCGAGGTCAAGGACGAGGCGCTCACCGTTCCCGATACGTCCGCCAACGAGTTGGCGCTCGAGGTTCGTGGGCTCAACCGTGGCCGTGAAATTCGCGATGTTTCGTTTTCCGTCCGCAAGGGCGAGATTCTCGGCTTTGCCGGTCTGATGGGTGCGGGCCGCACCGAAGTTGCCCGGGCGATTTTCGGCGCCGACCCGCTTGAGTCCGGGGAAATCCATGTCCACGGCAAGCCCACCAGGATTTCAACACCCCACGACGCGGTAAAAGCCGGCATCGGCTATCTGTCCGAAGACCGCAAGCATTTCGGTCTTGCTCTCGGCATGGATGTCCGTGCCAACATCACGCTTGCCTCGCTCAAGCAATATACCAACGGCATGGGCCGGCTTGACGAGAAGGCGATGCAGGAGACCGCTGTCGGTTATATCCGCCAGCTTGGCATCCGCACGCCGTCGGATCGTCAGGAGGTCCGGCTTCTGTCGGGTGGCAACCAGCAGAAGGTAGTCATTGCCAAATGGCTGCTGCGCGACTGTGACATCCTCATCTTCGACGAGCCGACCCGCGGGATCGATGTCGGTGCGAAGTCGGAAATCTATGATCTGCTGATGGAACTTGCCGCAAGCGGCAAGGCGATCATTGTCATCAGTTCCGAACTGCCGGAGGTCCTGCGTCTGTCGCATCGTATCGCCGTGATGTGCGAAGGGCGTCTGACGGGCATTCTGCCAGGTGGAGCGGCAACCAAACAGGAAGACATCATGCATCTGGCGACGCTGCGCGAATCCATGGCGGCAGCCGGTGCGAACGAAGCAAATGCCAGGAGGGCAGGATGA
- a CDS encoding SDR family oxidoreductase, with protein MRLKDKTILITAAGQGIGKASALGCAAEGAKVIATDINAETLATLAKENPAIETRLLDVTKPDEIKALAADLPPLDGLFNCAGFVHHGSILDVSDEDWAFSMDLNVTAMMRMCRALLPGMLERAEATGAVSIVNMASMASSIKGFPLRAVYGASKAAVIGLTKSIAADFVKQGVRCNALCPGTVDTPSLRGRIASAADPVQAEKDFIARQPMGRLATVNDIAPMVIYLLSDESRFVSGQALLVDGGVTI; from the coding sequence ATGAGACTGAAAGACAAAACGATCCTGATCACCGCCGCTGGCCAGGGCATTGGCAAGGCATCTGCGCTTGGCTGTGCGGCCGAAGGCGCAAAGGTGATCGCAACCGATATCAATGCCGAGACGCTGGCGACCTTGGCAAAGGAGAATCCCGCGATCGAGACCCGGCTTCTCGACGTGACCAAGCCGGATGAGATCAAGGCGCTTGCCGCCGACCTGCCGCCGCTCGACGGCCTGTTCAATTGCGCCGGCTTCGTCCATCACGGCTCCATACTGGATGTGAGTGACGAAGACTGGGCCTTTTCCATGGACCTGAACGTCACCGCCATGATGCGCATGTGCCGCGCGCTTCTGCCCGGCATGCTGGAACGGGCAGAGGCGACTGGCGCCGTGTCGATCGTCAACATGGCCTCCATGGCGTCTTCCATCAAAGGCTTCCCGCTGCGCGCCGTCTATGGCGCGAGCAAGGCTGCCGTCATAGGGCTGACGAAATCCATCGCCGCCGACTTCGTCAAGCAGGGCGTGCGCTGCAATGCGCTGTGCCCGGGAACCGTCGATACGCCGTCGCTGCGTGGCCGCATCGCATCCGCCGCCGATCCGGTGCAGGCAGAAAAGGACTTCATCGCCCGTCAGCCCATGGGCCGGCTGGCGACCGTAAACGACATCGCTCCGATGGTCATTTATCTTCTCTCCGACGAAAGTCGCTTCGTCAGTGGTCAGGCATTGCTTGTGGATGGCGGTGTGACAATCTGA
- a CDS encoding UxaA family hydrolase, giving the protein MNAAAKIIRLQADDNVVIALDDLPAGSVVESVTLSQAVPRGHKIATAAIAAGENVLRYGQIIGQAKQDITPGEHVHVHNLGMGEHTQDYAFASRNAPLPEIAEKRTFMGYHRADGKVGTRNYIGILTSVNCSGSVARFIAEAAEKSGMLDAFPNVDGIVPIVHGTGCGMSGKDEGYATLFRTLSGYAQNPNFGGILLVGLGCEVMQIPDLVGGRRIRKDGMLRYMTIQHEGGTRKTIEKGLEELRGVAEFANRAVRSPAPVSEIVIGMQCGGSDGYSGITANPALGYASDLLVRHGGTTILSETSEIYGAEHLLTSRAETVEVGEKLIERIRWWEDYTARNGGEMDNNPSPGNKRGGLTTILEKSLGAVAKGGTAPLRGVYKFGEKIDQKGFVFMDSPGFDPCSVTGQVASGANLIVFTTGRGSVSGYKPTPCIKLATNSEMYERMKDDMDLNCGDIVTNGVSIEDKGRELFELIIRVASGEETKSEELGFGGAEFVPWQIGAVM; this is encoded by the coding sequence ATGAACGCTGCCGCGAAGATCATTCGCCTGCAGGCCGACGACAACGTCGTGATTGCACTGGACGATTTGCCGGCAGGCAGCGTTGTAGAGAGCGTAACGCTTTCCCAGGCCGTCCCGCGTGGACACAAGATTGCCACGGCCGCCATTGCGGCCGGCGAAAACGTGCTGCGCTATGGTCAGATCATCGGTCAGGCCAAGCAGGACATCACGCCTGGCGAACACGTTCATGTCCACAATCTCGGCATGGGCGAGCATACCCAGGATTACGCCTTCGCGAGCCGCAATGCTCCGCTGCCGGAGATCGCCGAAAAGCGCACCTTCATGGGCTACCACCGTGCAGACGGGAAGGTCGGCACCCGCAACTACATCGGCATCCTGACGTCCGTGAACTGTTCCGGCTCGGTCGCCCGGTTCATTGCCGAGGCGGCCGAGAAATCCGGAATGCTCGACGCTTTCCCGAATGTCGACGGCATCGTGCCGATCGTGCACGGCACCGGTTGCGGCATGTCCGGCAAGGACGAAGGCTATGCGACCCTGTTCCGCACGCTGTCCGGCTATGCGCAGAACCCGAACTTCGGCGGCATACTGCTTGTCGGCCTCGGCTGCGAAGTTATGCAGATCCCCGATCTCGTCGGCGGCCGCCGCATCCGCAAGGACGGCATGCTGCGCTACATGACCATCCAGCATGAGGGTGGCACCCGCAAGACGATCGAAAAGGGTCTGGAAGAGCTGCGCGGAGTGGCCGAATTCGCCAACCGCGCCGTCCGCAGCCCGGCGCCGGTCTCCGAAATCGTCATCGGCATGCAGTGCGGCGGTTCCGACGGCTATTCCGGGATCACCGCCAATCCGGCTCTCGGCTATGCTTCCGATCTGCTCGTGCGCCACGGCGGCACGACGATCCTGTCGGAAACCTCGGAAATCTACGGCGCTGAACACCTGCTGACGAGCCGCGCCGAAACGGTAGAGGTCGGCGAAAAGCTGATCGAGCGCATCCGCTGGTGGGAGGATTATACCGCTCGCAACGGCGGCGAGATGGACAACAACCCGTCGCCAGGCAACAAGCGCGGCGGCCTGACCACCATTCTGGAAAAGTCGCTCGGCGCGGTCGCCAAGGGTGGCACCGCACCGCTGCGCGGCGTCTACAAGTTCGGCGAGAAGATCGACCAGAAGGGCTTTGTCTTCATGGACAGCCCCGGCTTCGATCCGTGCTCGGTCACCGGCCAGGTCGCGTCCGGCGCCAACCTGATCGTGTTTACGACCGGCCGCGGTTCGGTCTCCGGCTACAAGCCCACGCCCTGCATCAAGCTCGCCACCAATTCGGAAATGTACGAGCGGATGAAGGACGACATGGATTTGAATTGCGGTGACATCGTCACGAACGGTGTCAGCATCGAGGACAAGGGCCGTGAACTCTTCGAACTGATCATCCGCGTCGCATCCGGGGAAGAAACGAAGAGCGAGGAATTGGGCTTTGGTGGGGCGGAATTCGTGCCCTGGCAAATCGGCGCTGTCATGTAG
- a CDS encoding GntR family transcriptional regulator: MTETLDAASLTAISDLPGSLAQRVYQSLRDAILSLAVPPGAVLRKSVICEELGVSRSPVSEAIARLSSEGLVDVIPQSGTRVSRFSIDEIREGAFMREALELAAVAKVATDRTPEQLAQLTRNLRLMELLAEDNDQAGFYKEDEAFHALLMEFTGFPGLAAAVATISLKLKRPRILLLPSPGRSAEVVAEHREVLEAIRDGDAEKAQASLRFHLSQLVRRFDSLEKQHPEFFRPK; the protein is encoded by the coding sequence ATGACGGAAACGCTGGATGCCGCATCATTGACGGCCATTTCAGACCTGCCCGGTTCACTGGCGCAGCGTGTCTACCAATCGCTGCGCGACGCGATCCTGTCCCTTGCCGTGCCACCGGGCGCCGTCTTGCGGAAGAGCGTGATTTGCGAGGAACTCGGCGTTTCTCGGTCGCCCGTTTCGGAAGCGATTGCCCGCCTGTCTTCCGAAGGGCTGGTTGACGTCATTCCACAGTCCGGGACGCGCGTGTCGCGCTTTTCCATCGATGAAATCCGCGAAGGCGCCTTCATGCGGGAAGCGCTCGAGCTTGCTGCCGTCGCCAAGGTTGCGACCGATAGAACGCCCGAGCAACTGGCCCAGCTGACCCGCAACCTGCGCCTGATGGAGCTTCTTGCCGAAGACAACGATCAGGCCGGCTTCTACAAGGAAGACGAAGCCTTTCACGCCCTTCTGATGGAGTTTACCGGATTCCCCGGCCTCGCCGCCGCTGTGGCAACCATCTCGCTCAAGCTGAAGCGTCCGCGCATCCTGCTTCTGCCTTCGCCGGGCCGCTCCGCGGAAGTGGTCGCCGAGCACAGGGAGGTTCTGGAGGCGATTCGTGACGGCGATGCTGAAAAGGCCCAGGCCTCTCTCCGTTTCCACCTCAGCCAGCTGGTCCGACGTTTCGACTCGCTGGAAAAGCAACACCCCGAATTCTTCCGCCCGAAATAG
- a CDS encoding aldo/keto reductase: MKPSDIRLLNGRTKTPVPLTRMGFGGAPLGNLYRKISEEDAQAALLAAYEAGVRYFDTAPQYGLGRSEERFGKAMKVFGRDNIQLSTKIGRLLLDCEPHEVTPEAFVDVPQKRIVFDYTYDGVMRSYEASRQRMDIRNADILLVHDVDVFSQGSQEKSDEKVRELFDGGGYKALIELRDAGEIAAIGAGVNEWQVCERLLGLGDFDCFLLAGRYTLLEQEALDSFLPLCERRDVGIILGGPYNSGILATGAIEGAKYNYAPAPEPILERVRRIEEVCKAHDTKLIAAALQFVFGHPCVKTVIPGAVNAGEVKANAALLETTIPDGFWSDLKSQGLVRPDAPLPTETSHAA, from the coding sequence ATGAAACCATCCGACATCCGGCTCCTTAACGGGAGAACAAAGACACCCGTGCCGCTGACCCGCATGGGTTTTGGCGGCGCGCCGCTCGGCAATTTGTACCGCAAGATCAGCGAAGAGGACGCTCAGGCCGCGTTGCTCGCAGCCTATGAAGCCGGCGTGCGCTATTTCGATACGGCACCGCAATACGGCCTCGGGCGCTCGGAAGAACGCTTCGGCAAGGCGATGAAGGTCTTCGGGCGCGACAACATCCAGCTATCGACAAAGATCGGCCGGCTGCTTCTCGATTGCGAACCGCATGAAGTCACCCCAGAGGCCTTCGTCGATGTGCCGCAGAAACGCATCGTTTTCGACTACACCTATGACGGGGTGATGCGCAGCTACGAGGCAAGCCGCCAGCGAATGGATATCCGCAATGCCGACATTCTGCTCGTTCATGACGTCGATGTCTTTTCCCAGGGATCGCAGGAGAAAAGCGACGAAAAGGTCCGCGAACTCTTCGACGGAGGCGGCTACAAGGCGCTGATCGAACTGCGTGACGCGGGCGAGATCGCCGCGATCGGCGCAGGCGTGAACGAATGGCAGGTTTGCGAACGCCTGCTCGGGCTGGGTGACTTCGACTGCTTCCTGCTCGCAGGCCGCTATACGCTTCTGGAACAGGAAGCGCTCGACAGCTTCCTGCCGCTCTGCGAACGCCGCGACGTCGGCATCATTCTCGGCGGCCCCTACAATTCCGGCATTCTCGCGACCGGGGCGATCGAGGGGGCGAAATACAATTATGCCCCCGCGCCGGAACCGATCCTGGAGCGCGTGCGCCGTATCGAAGAGGTCTGCAAGGCGCACGACACGAAGTTGATCGCCGCCGCACTGCAATTCGTCTTCGGCCACCCCTGCGTCAAGACGGTCATCCCCGGAGCCGTCAACGCCGGCGAGGTGAAGGCGAATGCCGCGCTGCTAGAAACCACCATTCCCGACGGCTTCTGGTCCGACCTGAAGTCACAGGGCCTTGTCCGCCCGGATGCGCCGCTACCGACGGAGACCTCGCATGCTGCGTAA
- a CDS encoding RbsD/FucU family protein, giving the protein MLRNIPQILSPELLYTLRAMGHGDEIVIADANFPGSSIGPDCLRLDGISATDTMKAILTVMPLDTYVPDPALTMQVVGEPDAVPEVVAEFQSLINSTADNPAKIGTLERFAFYERASNAFAIVQTGEQRLYGNIILKKGVIGP; this is encoded by the coding sequence ATGCTGCGTAACATACCGCAAATCCTGTCGCCGGAACTGCTCTACACGCTGCGCGCCATGGGCCATGGAGACGAGATCGTCATTGCCGACGCCAATTTCCCGGGCTCCAGCATCGGCCCGGATTGCCTGCGCCTCGACGGCATTTCGGCAACCGACACGATGAAGGCCATCCTGACCGTCATGCCGCTCGACACATATGTGCCGGATCCGGCGCTGACCATGCAGGTGGTGGGCGAACCGGACGCGGTGCCCGAGGTCGTTGCGGAGTTCCAGTCACTGATCAATTCGACCGCCGACAACCCGGCAAAGATCGGCACCCTGGAGCGTTTCGCCTTTTACGAACGCGCCAGCAATGCCTTCGCGATCGTCCAGACCGGCGAACAGCGGCTTTACGGCAATATCATCCTGAAAAAGGGCGTCATCGGCCCGTAA